One Aegilops tauschii subsp. strangulata cultivar AL8/78 chromosome 2, Aet v6.0, whole genome shotgun sequence genomic window, CTTAACTCTCTCTTAAGGATTGCCTTGTTATTCCAACTGATGCCCTAGACAACACAATGTTTATGAGCCAATTTAATCATTTGAGTAATTGAGCTTCTGAATATTTTGTTGTCATGGGAATTAACATGATTATCATCTACCTTGACAATTTTAACATAACCATTAATAGTCAGCTTGTTTCCAAAAATAGTACTACATTAGCGCACCAAGCATGATTTCAAGTCAAGAAAAAACTACATTAGCATATTTCTCTCCATTTCAACTTCAAGTCTCATCTACGGTCTGGTTCTCCTAAGCGTGGTAGACACATTTGATAATTGTTTACACTTTCTTGAAGGTATAAATGGCTGATACTATCTAACATGAAAGTTGGCTAAGTGCATATGCTTAATGTTCTGCTTTGGAACCTTAAATAAGTAATTGTGACTACGCTTTAATTAAAAAAGAAATCCCGTGTTGATACCTTATTCAGTTTGTATTTTACATTTCAAGTATCCATCACTTTAGCAATGCTCGAATAGTAATTATATTCAAGATTCCTCCTAAATGCTTATATGAGTACTTTGTTTGAAACTGGTATTGTTAATAAAATCAAAACAGAGGCGCATAACTAGTGTTGTTGTCCTCGCATTCCTGGTCAGCTGTGATATTTTAGGTGCATGATGTTGATATATCAAGTTTTTCGTTTGTTCTTGAAACAGTGAAGGAAACCTATGAATGGTCTGTTTATCTCTGTTCTTATTCTTTTTTGCAATTTGATCTATAATAATACTAAGATTTTTCCTCAAAATGTTTTTTGCTGCTTACGGATGCCAAGTAATTTCAAAATGATATTCCACTGCAtaaaattcttagttgaattctGTGAAAGACCAGAAGGTGCCATCCTCTAGAGTATAGAATGTTGTAAAAAAAATGTCCATTTGTTGCATGCTACCTTCTCATGAATGGGGTTGTTACCACAATAatatttttttctctgttttgtttCCTAGCTATCATTTCAACTATTGTGTGGTAGTGCTAGCATTTCATCCACTGACATGAGGTGCAACCTTGATTGATTTTTAGCCTTCCATTAATCATCAATATTATTTTCCTTCCCTTCTAGCTTTCTCAAATGAGTCATGCCATCTTACCTAatgatttttctttcagcttgtGATCAATGCTGCAGTGGTGCCTCATCATGGAGATAAACTCCTCGAATTAGCCTCATCGATCACATTATCAATAAACAAAAGGGGGGTCGCCTATATATATACGAGAAAATAACATAAAATTTGATATTAACCGGTCAACTTGCATCACTACAGACACAGATTCGGTGCACTACCAACACAGCCAGACGGCAACACCAACACAGCCAGACGGCAACACCGACATATAGTGTCACACTGCATATAGACACGACAAAGATAGAAAAGAAAACATAAAATCCGGGTCAAATTACAAAGGTGAGCTCCCTCCAAGACTGGAATTAATAGTacatgagctgctgctgctgctgctgtgagGCACCGACGTTCTGGAAAGTACCATCGTACATTGCCTGACTCGCACCTACACCCATCCCCATGGCTGCTTGCCTGAGATGCTGAGCCTGCATCAATGCCTGGGTCGAAGCCATCTTGCTCATCGCAATAGCACGTTGATACGCCATGAGGTCGGCGGCAGCAGGGTGGCCAGGAGCAGCAGGAGGGGGCAGAGGCGCAGAGGTGGTACCAGGGGGTGTAGGTTTGTTGCCCCAGGAACACTGCAAAACAAGAGAAAAGACCGACGTGCAGCTCCAATCAGGACATCAGTCAGAAAATACTAGCGAAGAAAGGGCGGTTAAGATGAAACATCGGCAAAATCGTTAAGCAGGAAAGGAGCTGCTAACCTTGACTGGTTTACCACCCAAAATACGACCATTACCCGTCTGAATTGCAAGGGCAGTTTCGGCATGGTTGCTGTACTTGACAAAACCAAAGCCTTTGCCGTGCTGGACACGGACCTCCTCGATGGCTCCAGCACCAAGTGCATGGAAGAAACGATGAAGCACGTCTTGAGTAACCTGGTATTAAGAACATCATGAAATCATTAAGGCGGCAATTGGGACAGATGTGATAATTCATCATACATTTTGAATAAATTCATTATACCACATGCAAAGTACAACAGAGTTTATAGTCTACATGAGCCATGCAAGTGAATGACAAAGCATAAGAGAAGCATCCATAGAAGCATGCTTGAAGAGCATTACCTCGTGAGCAAGGTTCCCAACATAAACAGTTCTGTACAGTGGATTATTTTCAGGAGCATCTTCATTTGATTTCTGCTTTGCATTTTCTGGACAAGACAAATAGTAGACACCACAAATCTCAGGATAAGGATAATAATGTAAACACGTTGATGACATATGAAGAACTGCAATACTTAAGTTCCTAGCAGTCAAAGCCCAAGAACATCATGTAAACATAAAGCATCGCAACAAAAACAGATATCACATAAACCAAATAAATACAATCAAACAGCCTAGAATCACATACCCATTGAAATATTCTGGTCAAACCAGCTAATTACTGCTAAATTTAGAAAAATGCAGCTTTAAGTGGGTATGCTTTACTAATCAAACTCCAGCATCAACATGAACCAATAAAACCTTTATGAAAAGTATTGTTAACTAAAAGATTATTTGACAATGATAATAGCACATACCGAAGAACTAATGTTCTACCTAACCCATCTTTTGAAACCAACATCTTAGCAAATTAATAATCTAAATAGTAGTACAAAATACAACAGATCTATAGGATTATACCTGTGAAATTGTTATTTACATCAGCTATACTTTTCGAATCAGATGTTAGCTGGTCCTCGCCACTGTTGGCACCTTTTGTTGCCCAGTTGCAACGAATCTGCCGATTCCCAAGCCATTGACCTAGAAAGGTTAATTTTTTAATTTTGTCATCACCGGTACTTTAAAACTAAGAAGCTGGCACTCACAATGTCATTTACATAACCGTTTCAATCGTGGAAAATATCAAATGCATAGGCCTATATATAGGCAAAACAAATCGAAATCCTCACTGCACATAAAACAGGTCTGAACAAGAAAAGTTTTGAGGGCATACCATTTAAGTCATTTATGGCACTCTGTGCATCCTGCAGACCAAATAAATCAATTTCAGCAAAAACCCGGAACGGACAAAGCACAGATTAAGATGGTTGGGACTGAGAATCAGCACACCTGTTGATTCCTGAAGGAAACAAAGCCATAACCTCTTGATCTTCCCGTCTTTTGGTCCCACATTACTCGAGCATCACTAGATAACACAAATCACACCATTTTAAAATGATTCAACACTAGGCAACACAAGCACCACTGCCAATCGACAAATATTAGGTATAACAGCACCATTACAAGATTATAGTTCAGGAAAGCACAAATTCTCTAACTAAGCCCAATAGCAAAAGAAAGTAATGAATATAAGGAAGCACGAAATGCTTACGAGCAGTTGGGagaatatgctgagaagaatgcaaATAATGCAGAATCCGTGACCTCAGGGCTAAGATCACCAACAAATATATGGAAATGGTCTGTAAAATGAATAAGGATTAACATAACTGGTCAAAAGCTACCGCACAAGATGCTAGAATAGTGATTCACAAGAAACAGTAGTACTAACCTGTTGTATCCTCCCTCTGACCACTAGCATATGCCCAATTAACTCTGATAGGCTGCCCAAAACTGCAATAACGTTCTTCAGTAAGGTATAGTATTGGAAACAAGTGACAAAACTAAGTTTCAGAAGAATAGAACTAGTAGCTGCTCCTAGCTATTCTTTTTTCTTACATTTGCTTCCTGTTAAGTGTCAAAATTGCTAGGGCAGCTGATCCGCGTTCGTAGTAGTCAACAAAACCATACGAGGACTGCAGAAAAGATATAGTCAAAAGGTCAATTTTGCCATCCTCTAAACTTGAATCATATATTTGTATTCACCTTCTAAAAGCAAACATAACTGCACccaaaaaaaggaaaacagaatGAAAACTACCTTCTCTTTTCTTATAAGCTTGCATCCGTCAACTGAACCAGCACTCTGGAAAACCTCCCGGAGAAGTGCCTCGGTCACTTGAACATGAATATTGCCGACATATCTAAAATTTATAGAAACTTGGCAAATCAAAAAACAGTGTAAACAGTGCTTGTAATTAAGTATTTGCCAGACAAAAATAGACGATATCCATGCAAGAGCATCAAAGTGAAACtaggtactccctccgatccaaaataagtgtcgcagttttgaactaaggttAGTTCAACATTAGTTCAAAACtgtgacacttattttggatcggagggagtattaaaTCTACAAGTGTGCGTGCAAAAGGAAGTAAAAGTTCAAAATGTGATATTCAATTCAAAGCAtgcaaacaaaaaaataaagaaaaaaaacaCTAATGGGACTCACACACTGCGGCATGTACTTGTATCAAAACCAGGTGGCAGATTTCCAGTAAGAATTGGCTCTATCTGCAAAAATAAAAAT contains:
- the LOC109756684 gene encoding oligouridylate-binding protein 1, with amino-acid sequence MLPQQSQAAAMMQQAAAMQSMYAMPPPPHHHHLLGAAPPQQIEPILTGNLPPGFDTSTCRSVYVGNIHVQVTEALLREVFQSAGSVDGCKLIRKEKSSYGFVDYYERGSAALAILTLNRKQIFGQPIRVNWAYASGQREDTTDHFHIFVGDLSPEVTDSALFAFFSAYSPNCSDARVMWDQKTGRSRGYGFVSFRNQQDAQSAINDLNGQWLGNRQIRCNWATKGANSGEDQLTSDSKSIADVNNNFTENAKQKSNEDAPENNPLYRTVYVGNLAHEVTQDVLHRFFHALGAGAIEEVRVQHGKGFGFVKYSNHAETALAIQTGNGRILGGKPVKCSWGNKPTPPGTTSAPLPPPAAPGHPAAADLMAYQRAIAMSKMASTQALMQAQHLRQAAMGMGVGASQAMYDGTFQNVGASQQQQQQLMYY